AAATATTATTTAAGTTTTTCTATAATCTGGGTATTTTCTATTGTTTATCTTTATTATTTCTGTTTTCAGGAAAGGATTAATAAACGATTTCTAAGTAAATTGCAGAGGAAAAAATAAACAACAGGAAGACCCTTTCATGATTCCAGAAGCCTCTTATGACATCATAGTGGTTGGCGCAGGTCCTGCAGGTTCCACTGCCGCCCTGTATGCTGCAAGGAATGGAGCCTCTGTCCTTCTCCTTGACAAAAAAAGGGAAATCGGAAGCCCTATTCAATGTGCGGGTTTTCTCCCGGATGCCTCGGAGGTTAAGGCTCTTTTGCCTGAGGCTGACCTGCCTGAGGCACTGAGAGATTATCCTGACTCCTGTGTGCTGCAGTCAATTAAGACCCAGCGCATTATTCCTCCAAACTGCAGTGCAAAGGAATTTGCTGTAAAAGGGTTTGTCCTTGACCGGCGCAGGTATGACCAATTCCTTGCAGGGCAGGCGGCAGAGACAGGAGCCGAACTTATGATAAAAACGCGCGTTACAAAAATCGAGGGTACGACTGTTGAGACTTCAGGAATTTTCGGGAAACACATGATCAGGGCTAAAGCGATCATCGGAGCTGACGGTCCAAACTCCCTGGTTGCTAAATCAAAAGGTCTTGCCCTCAAACAGGAAGCAAAGGAGACCTCTGTTGCCATCGAGTACCAGGTAAGGAATGTCGATATCGACCCTGAAGCCCTTGAGATGTATTTCGGAAAAGACTATGTCCCGGGTGGTTATGCATGGATCTTTCCCGAAGGTGAGGACAGGGCAAACGTAGGGATCGGGATTCGGAGCGGGATAGCTGAAAAAGGAGTTTCTGCAAAAGAGTACCTGCACCGTTTTATGCAGACCCATCCCATGGCAAGTTCAAAATTGAAAAATGCCGTTATAATGAATGTCATTGCAGGCATTATCCCTGTAAACGGAGCTCCTGCAAACACTGCAACCGCAGATTCTCTTATTGTAGGGGACGCAGCCGGACATATCATCGCAACAAATGGAGGGGGAATTCCCCCTGCCATGATTGCGGGAAAAATTGCAGGGGAAACTGCAGCCGAATTTGTGGCTGGAAAGTGCAGGCTCGAAGAGTATGACAGGCGCTGGAGAGCTCAGTTCGGGCCAGCACTTGAAACTTCGGTACATGCAAGGCAGATAATGGACGGCATTATGAAATCCGATTCCCTCATGAATGCAGCTTTCAAGTTTATTTCCCCTGAGCAGATGAAAGTCATGCAGTGCGGAAAACTTCCCGGACCTGTAAAACTCGGGCTTCAGGCTCTGAGCCGCGGGAAAAAATAAATACTCGGTTCTGGCAATCAGGCAAAATCGACCTGTCAGAGAACCTTTCCAGACCTTTTTTTGCTTTTTAACCTTTTTTTTCCTCTTTTTTCACTTTTTCTTCTTCTTCTTCTTCTTCCATTCTCTCTTGTGCCTCAGGTGATATTTCTTTTCACTCGCTCGAATTTTCCGCTGCCTTAATCTTCCTTAGTTCGGTTTCAGCGTCCTCTTTATTGTACTTTGCTTCCGGGTAGTTCGGTCTTATCTCAAGCGCTTTGTCAAAAGAGGCAATGGCTTCATCATATCTCTTCATGACCACAAATTCAAGCCCTCTGAGGTTCCAGGCTCCTGCAAAGTCAGGCTTTAACTCCAGAACCTTATCGAAGTACTCAATTTTCTTTTCCGGATCAGTTTCTGCTACTGCAAGTCCGTACCATTCCTCTACGGTCTTTCCCTCGATTTTCTTTTTGAACAGTTTGTCCAGAAACGCCAATGGCATCACTTCCCATTGAATATATGCATGGTCGATAGAAATATGTAGTGATGCCTGTTGTTCTCCCTGTTTGAAAAAAGTAGATTCAACCACATTAAAACTTCAGTTCATCCTATCTCACATTAGCTTTCCACGCAGGCTGATTTTTCGGATTTCTTATTTTTTCTTCAGGTTTCTATTTTTAACGAGGCTTCTTTCATCTTTTTCTCCAGATTCTTCTTGTTATACTTTGCTTCTCTATATCGCGGACAGATAGAAAGGGCATGATCGTAGCACTCCATAGCTTTTTCATAGTCGCCCAGCTCAGCATAAGCGTTCCCAAGCACTGTCCAGCCGCCTACGAACTTCGGTTTCAGCTTTACGGTGTTTTTAAAGCATTCTATCTTTTTTTCAGGATCTTTTTCCTTCGCCCCCATCTCAAACCAGTCATGGGAGTTCTTGCCGCCTATCTTTTTCAGGAATATCCTCTCGAATGAACTTGAAATTGCCAAAGCCTCGCCTCATTTTTACTTTGTTTAATTACGTCTTCTTTCTATTTTTATTCAACCTTTCTTTCACCTACTGCAAGTAATTCAGTTACAAATTTTTCTGGTATACTCAATACTATCCTTTATCAACCATATTATGCTCTCCTGTACAGGAAGCGGTCTTACAAAAAGGAAGAGAAAATGGCAGGATAGCCTAAAGATAAAAATCGGAAGTAAGATACGGGGTCTGTGGAAAACTGAAATATGCCACAGAAAAAGCAGTAGATAACAGAAATCTGGAAATAAAAAGAAAAAAATTAAAAAAGAAAGTTTGCCTGCTTACATTGAAAGCAGGAGACTTTCGTTATACACACTCTCAAAGTCTGAACTTATTACCAGTTTAGTAATGTTGTCAAGGGTAGTTACGTTGTAGGTCACTCCACGTTCGCTCGCGTTTGCCTGGTAAGCTGTGATCTTTTCGTTCACTTCGGGTTCAGGGTTAAGGTAGATGGAGGTCTGTATGTAACTTCCGTCGTCCATTTTTTTGAGGTCTCTGTAGTACTGCTCGGCAGGAATATCTGAGGAATTTGTCTTTTTGGCTACTTCCTGGTAGACACTTCCTTCAAGGTCCGCCTGGCTCAAAATATGGTCGTACTCAGTGGCAGATGTTTTATTTCCTTCAAGGATACCGATAATGCCGACTACATTCTGAATGGGTCCTATAATAGCAGGGCTTCCAACAACGTTCCAGATGTTGTAAGTACCGTTTGTCCGGTCGAGGATCTGATATCCCTCATATGGCATTACCTGGGTATTCATAGGCATGCTTATCTTCTGCTCAGGAATCTGATGCAGTTCAAAGCCGCTTTCATTGCCATAACTTGCACCATATCTTTTTGTAACATCAGCGCCATAAGAGAAAGAAACATTCATAGCCTGTTTGTTTCCAAAGACAGCTTCCATGGGGGTTCCTTCGGTTTTTTGAAGGTCAACGTACACCGCATTTGTCACTCCTTCTGGAGACATTTCCAATCCGTCGGCAATGGAGTTAAATTCGTGCTGGACATGTTTGCCTTGAATCTGTGAGAACGGAACCGTGATAAGTTCTCCTCCGGTTTCTGAAGTGGAGACATCATCATCACTATTTTTTGAATTGCCTGTGAAAAATATCATAAAGGCAGAAAGGAACATTGTTACTGCCAGGAAGATAGCCAGATACTTCTGGTTTTTTGTTGCTGAACTCTT
The genomic region above belongs to Methanosarcina horonobensis HB-1 = JCM 15518 and contains:
- a CDS encoding geranylgeranyl reductase family protein, encoding MIPEASYDIIVVGAGPAGSTAALYAARNGASVLLLDKKREIGSPIQCAGFLPDASEVKALLPEADLPEALRDYPDSCVLQSIKTQRIIPPNCSAKEFAVKGFVLDRRRYDQFLAGQAAETGAELMIKTRVTKIEGTTVETSGIFGKHMIRAKAIIGADGPNSLVAKSKGLALKQEAKETSVAIEYQVRNVDIDPEALEMYFGKDYVPGGYAWIFPEGEDRANVGIGIRSGIAEKGVSAKEYLHRFMQTHPMASSKLKNAVIMNVIAGIIPVNGAPANTATADSLIVGDAAGHIIATNGGGIPPAMIAGKIAGETAAEFVAGKCRLEEYDRRWRAQFGPALETSVHARQIMDGIMKSDSLMNAAFKFISPEQMKVMQCGKLPGPVKLGLQALSRGKK
- a CDS encoding tetratricopeptide repeat protein translates to MVESTFFKQGEQQASLHISIDHAYIQWEVMPLAFLDKLFKKKIEGKTVEEWYGLAVAETDPEKKIEYFDKVLELKPDFAGAWNLRGLEFVVMKRYDEAIASFDKALEIRPNYPEAKYNKEDAETELRKIKAAENSSE
- a CDS encoding tetratricopeptide repeat protein; translation: MAISSSFERIFLKKIGGKNSHDWFEMGAKEKDPEKKIECFKNTVKLKPKFVGGWTVLGNAYAELGDYEKAMECYDHALSICPRYREAKYNKKNLEKKMKEASLKIET